Proteins co-encoded in one Rhopalosiphum maidis isolate BTI-1 chromosome 2, ASM367621v3, whole genome shotgun sequence genomic window:
- the LOC113553136 gene encoding uncharacterized protein LOC113553136 — translation MTMGHLLRSLIIIGLAIQLCNGTCYWSKPKYKKVSVNSCSTSSSSSTTVRASSKFNVLNSKVKIEDLEKGLKKISTNSQEDSSEYDDESCEDLNYRDTQSTRKLQTFVQSRALSKKIKKTIKKTAKKILRKKIIPVIANKIIKSATTRSTNNGFQKSLQQNQQIGSTTITTRTNTVGVNGNIFLSIPTGYVANTMTTTTTSLLTEEEAIRLGLLSNTLIGGSQTYTSYQTDGQYSTGGQYSTGRSVSRSINSQTSQVQNNGNGYYLNGNSQNIVSSDGLKSINGNSQQYNRYTSANSYISNNKQQDTGRQTMGRLYQTKKTNSIKRKINQLKTSNNGVEAGEYDREDNEINDNIENDQKVGVTNVKTSGQYTFSSDNKNQINKNTNGNKINNLSKTTKSRQIQQYSTAHRRSINKSDESKSSDENSDEKNKVKSIVKQTVENDNNNENDKIKVINYKNEKSDNKYNENNKIVVIKDKNVKFDDIDDDSEEQESSDDEVSVYEYLNTYQKFRFDRGLNAVGIIGEVLNQLDYQRYTLMEDLIYPQDSTRYVINNESFDFIIVGGGNAGCVLANKLSENIKWKILLIEAGGDPFPVTQIPNLWDRSLNSDADWQYKIQPDSTTGFGIGGNMKLHKGKCLGGSSTISPQIYVRGSEQLYNSLVKKGLKNWSYNTTETYFKKVEKIRSITKTDTNTTIYGKCGLIPVSKFRKTEVSVLEKVICSGFEHIGCKKQSDINQKDIEIGFVSMQGIIKNGRSMNTAKAYLSPVFGRENLKVMKYTRVTKVLVDKTTMKATGVELQTKYGQILTLKSNMEVLLCAGAVGSAQILLASGIGPKKHLSEMEVPVVKDLKVGQNFLITPVFTGFVMSYDKSIVCNQTEEEIAFKYLSRHSGLLSRPNGLSFGGFLNTGISGSSFADVEVYQYYIPKNTYSKLCQLKAIFGFSDTMLSVYAKLNYERAISIFTISLINAQSTSKILLRSKNPMDSPIIVGNMLTEKNDVKSFLAAIKLLSKIEKSDGMKLVNARLEDIDIDGCAKYSKKTDEHWECLLKYMMSTTSSTAGSCRMGVETDTDAVVDSELNVVGISNLRVVGRSVMPLITSAYSHVPCIMIAERAYGMIKSKYN, via the exons ATGACAATGGGTCATTTGCTTCGTTCTTTGATTATCATCGGCTTGGCTATTCA gcTTTGCAATGGAACATGTTATTGGAGTAAACcaaagtataaaaaagtatCAGTCAACTCATGCTCAACTAGTAGTTCTTCCTCAACTACTGTTAGAGCTTCATCAAAgttcaatgttttaaattcaaaggTTAAAATTGAAGACCTTGAAAAaggtcttaaaaaaataagcacaAACTCTCAAGAAGACAGCAGTGAGTACGACGATGAAAGTTGTGAGGACTTAAATTACAGAGATACTCAATCAACACGGAAATTACAAACCTTCGTACAAAGTCGTGctctttcaaaaaaaattaagaaaacaataaaaaaaacggcTAAAAAGATCTTAAGAAAAAAGATTATTCCTGTAATCgcgaacaaaattattaagtctGCTACGACAAGATCTACAAATAATGGCTTTCAAAAATCGTTACAGCAAAACCAGCAAATTGGTAGTACAACAATTACGACGAGAACAAACACCGTGGGTGTCAACGGAAATATATTTCTGTCAATACCAACAGGATACGTGGCGAACACAatgacaacaacaacaactagCTTATTAACTGAAGAAGAAGCTATCCGATTAGGACTCTTGAGTAACACACTAATTGGTGGAAGTCAAACATATACGTCTTATCAAACTGATGGACAATATAGTACTGGTGGACAATATAGTACTGGTAGAAGTGTTAGTAGGTCTATCAATAGCCAAACGTCTCAAGTACAAAACAATGGAaatggatattatttaaacggtAATTCACAGAATATCGTAAGTTCAGAtggtttaaaaagtattaatggaAATTCACAACAGTATAATAGATACACATCAGCAAAcagttatataagtaataataaacaacaagACACTGGTCGACAAACTATGGGAAGATtgtatcaaacaaaaaaaactaattcaataaaacgtaaaattaatcaacttaaaacatcaaataatGGTGTGGAAGCCGGTGAATATGATCGTGaagataatgaaattaatgataatattgaaaatgaccAAAAAGTAGGCGTCACAAATGTTAAAACATCAggacaatatacattttcatcaGATaataagaatcaaataaacaagaatacaaatggtaataaaattaataacttaagtaAAACAACTAAATCAAGACAAATTCAACAATATAGCACTGCTCATAGACgcagtattaataaatcagaTGAATCAAAATCTTCAGACGAAAATAGTGACGAAAAGAATAAGGTAAAATCAATTGTTAAACAAACCGTAGAGAATGATAACAAcaatgaaaatgataaaataaaggttattaactataaaaatgaaaaatctgataataaatataatgaaaataataaaatagtggttattaaggataaaaatgttaaatttgatgatATCGATGATGATAGTGAGGAACAAGAATCATCGGACGACGAAGTATCGGTGtatgaatatttgaatacatatcAGAAGTTCAGATTTGATAGAGGTCTAAATGCAGTTGGTATAATAGGAGAAGTCTTAAACCAATTAGATTACCAACGTTATACACTTATGGAAGATTTAATATATCCACAAGACTCCACGCGTTATGTCATAAACAACGAATCATTCGATTTTATCATAGTCGGTGGTGGTAATGCGGGATGCGTTCTTGCAAACAAATTGTCTGAAAATATcaaatggaaaatattattaattgaagcAGGTGGAGACCCCTTCCCTGTAACTCAAATTCCTAATTTATGGGATAGGTCATTAAATAGTGATGCAGACTggcaatacaaaatacaaccaGATAGTACAACTGGATTTGGAATTGGTGGTAATATGAAACTACACAAAGGAAAATGTCTAGGAGGAAGTAGTACTATAAGTCCTCAAATTTATGTTAGAGGAAGTGAACAACTCTATAATTCACTTGTTAAAAAGGGTTTGAAGAATTGGTCGTACAATACAACGGAGACCTACTTTAAAAAGGTTGAAAAAATCCGTTCGATTACAAAAACCGATACAAACACTACTATTTATGGAAAATGTGGACTTATCCCTGTGAGCAAATTCCGAAAAACTGAAGTAAGTGTTTTAGAAAAAGTCATATGTTCTGGTTTTGAACATATCGGGTGTAAAAAACAAAGTGATATTAACCAAAAAGATATCGAAATTGGATTTGTTTCAATGCAAGGTATAATTAAGAATGGTAGATCTATGAACACCGCTAAGGCATATTTAAGCCCAGTTTTCGGCCGCGAAAACTTGAAAGTAATGAAATATACTAGAGTTACAAAGGTTTTAGTAGACAAAACAACAATGAAAGCAACTGGAGTTGAACTACAAACGAAATACGGTCAAATTCTTACACTGAAATCTAACATGGAAGTCTTACTTTGTGCTGGAGCTGTTGGTTCTGCTCAGATATTGTTGGCTTCAGGTATTGGGCCTAAGAAGCATTTGTCCGAAATGGAAGTTCCAGTAGTCAAAGACTTAAAAGTAGGACAGAACTTCCTAATTACTCCAGTGTTTACTGGTTTTGTTATGTCCTACGACAAATCAATTGTTTGCAATCAAACAGAAGAAGAAATTGCATTCAAATACTTGTCTAGACATTCGGGACTCTTAAGTAGACCTAACGGTTTGAGTTTTGgaggatttttaaatactggAATATCTGGATCTTCGTTTGCGGATGTTGAagtttatcaatattacataCCCAAAAACACTTATTCTAAGTTATGCCAATTAAAAGCGATATTTGGATTTAGTGATACCATGTTATCGGTGTATGCTAAATTGAATTACGAACGTGCTATTTCTATTTTCACAATATCACTGATAAACGCACAAAGTACCAGCAAAATTCTTTTAAGAAGTAAGAACCCAATGGACAGTCCGATTATTGTTGGCAATATGTTGACGGAGAAAAATGATGTAAAAAGTTTCCTCGCAGCCATCAAATTACTgtccaaaattgaaaaatctgATGGAATGAAGTTAGTAAACGCGAGgttagaagatattgatattgACGGATGTGCAAAATATAGCAAAAAGACCGATGAGCACTGGGAGTGCTTACTAAAATACATGATGTCTACAACATCAAGTACTGCCGGATCGTGTCGTATGGGAGTTGAAACTGACACAGATGCTGTTGTTGACAGTGAATTGAACGTGGTTGGTATTTCTAATTTGCGAGTAGTAGGTCGATCTGTTATGCCATTGATTACTAGTGCCTACAGTCATGTCCCTTGTATCATGATCGCTGAAAGGGCATATGGTatgataaaaagtaaatacaacTAA